The following is a genomic window from Leptolyngbya sp. 'hensonii'.
ATCGGATCAACTCTCCCGGATTTGATCGATTGTCTGGACCCACTGACGGCGCTCCCCATGTTCCAGGTTGAGGATTTCGGTCAGGGACCAGTGAAAGTGATAGGCAATTAAGGCTACCTCCCGCCGTAGCTGTTCTGGGGGGTAGCCTAAAACTCCCCCGATAGGGTCAGCTCCACCCGAAAGGCCGTCTGGCACTGGGGACATTGGACGGGAATATGCACATCCCCTTCATGGTTGATGCGGTTGTAAAATTCCCGCAGATAGGCCAGATCAAGCGTAAAGAGGTTTTCCAGCATATCGGGCGTCACCTCAGACAACGTTCCCAGTTGAGTAATGACATTGGACAGAAGCACCAGCACCGCATAGGCAGGATTCTCCTGTGCCTGAGGATACTTCTGAACCAGGATTTCATCCCTGGCTGTGGCGAGACGCATTTTCCCCTGGCGGTGGAGGATGCCAGTTGGATCAACCAGTCCTTTGGGCAGGGTGAATTCAAATTCTGTGGGGGGAAAAACGGTAGACATGGGAGCTATTCATGGCAAACTGCAAAATTAGGGAATTCGGATGCATTCCCATAGCCTCTCTGCGAGAGCCTTGATCGGGCCTGATACCAAACCGGGTACCGATCTAACCCATCGTACAGTCATTCCATTGCTTTTCTGACCTGCACCGATCTCAGGGAAACCTGCCGGGGTGCAGACAATTTACTGCAGGGAAGTGGTCTCATCCAAAGGCGTGCCCCCTCCATCCCTGGTCTAAACACCATGGTGATTGCTTTCAGGATGAGAAAATCTCGACTTAGGTCTAATAACTAACCTGCATTTGCATCCCTAAGCTGGACTCTTGTAAAGCCTACAGACCCGTTCCATGATTCCTGCTGTTGCTCGGACTCTGGCCAATATTCTGGCTAAGGGCACTTCATTGAGCAGTACAGAACACATTGATCTGAACCCTCCTGGCCCAAGAGTAACTGGCAGGTCGGGGCTGACTCTTTACTGCTACGACGTTTGCAAGAGTTCGCAGGTCCACGCTGAATCCCTGGTGCCATCTATCGAGAAAACACAGCTTACTAATGAGCAGTACTTACTCCAGTGGTTTGATGTGTCTTTTTTAGTGAGCGCCTGGGACTACACGGTGTTAGGGGAACAGCAATTGTTGTCTGAGGCTCTGACCTCTCTGGTGGGCCATCCTTCCTTGCCTGAGGAAATGCTGGCCCCTGAATTGCGTGGGCATGGAGATTTACCGCTGGTGATTTCTTTGCAACCTGCGATCAATCCCGTGATGTTATGGACTTCCCTCGGAGTCCCCCTGCGTCCCGCCCTCTATGTCACTGTTTCTATCCCTGTGTTCTCAGAACGGAAACCAATTGCATTTGAGGAGATCAGCCCAAGCGTTACCTGCTCAAATGCCTGATCGGATTTTAAAACTCTGTCTTTAAAGCGCTCTTTAAATTTTTGTCAGTTTTTACCTGAATTCTTACAGCCCATCTTTACCGCCTGCCCATTGAGCATCCATGCAATGGCTGGCTTAGCCAATTCCCATTTTGTCAGTTTACTCGTACAGGAAATTAGGTCATGGCGAGATTAGATTACTTTGCTCCTGGGGTTTACGTTGAAGAGGTCCAGCGGGGGAGTCGCCCGATCGAGGGTGTGCCCACCGCTGTTGCCGGGTTTATGGGGTTTACGGAAGATGTTCGCGGTGGGGCAGAACTGTTTAAGCCCATGCTTGTCACTAGCTGGGATCAGTACCTGCAGTACTTCAGCCGCCCCATGTCCGACGGTTACACCGACTTCAACGCCTATCTGCCCTTTGCAGTCAATGGTTGGTTCCTGAATGGGGGTGGACGCTGTTGGGTCATGAGCATTGGCACTCAGTTGCCAGGTACCCCAGTTTCTCCCCAGGCAGCGGGCACCCAGGTCAACAGCCGTGGTAATCGTCCCAGCCTGCGGTTTTCCCTACGGACCCAGGAACCAGCCCCCGCTCCCCGTCGGGGTCGGGGGGCGATCGCGCCTCAGGCCAGTAGCCTGACCGTAGCTGGTGGGTCTGTAACGATACAAATTCGGGAAAGTACCCCCAAGCCCCCAGCGGATGCCGACGCCGAGCCCCCCGCAGATACGGGCGAATACTTCAGTGTAGCCATACGTCAAGGCAGCGAAGAACTGGAGCGATTTGAACACCTGACCATGGATCCCAATGCAGATGCCGCTTTAGCGGACTATGTTGTCACGGCTGTGCAGGCTTCCCAGTTTGTCGAAGTGTTGCATATTGACCCCACCGTGGGACGCCCTCTGAGCCGCCGTCCGGCCAATGGTCAATACGAGGTCAGCCCTCCGCCTGTTGCCCCCAACCAGGCCCAATTCCCCCGGGAAGTGCAGGGCAATCGCGACGATCGCACTGGTATCCGGGGTCTGTTCGAGATTGATGAGATCACCATTCTCGCCTGTCCCGACCTGATGCGGGCCTATGAGGCCAGCCTGATGAACCTGGATCAGGTTCACGGCATTATGGAACTGATGGTCAGTCTTTGCGAGGGTGCTGCCTCCGGGGATATCCCCAACCCTCCCAACCGAATGGTAATTTTGGATACGCCCCCCGATCGGGTCAAACCCCAGGATGTCAGCCGCTGGCTGATGGAAGAATTCAACCGGCGCTCCATGTTCGCCGCCCTTTATTACCCCTGGATCCAGGTGCCCAATCCCCGCAATGCTGGTAAGCCAATTCTGGTACCCCCTGCTGGGCACATGGCCGGGATCTGGTGCCGCACTGATGAAACCCGGGGGGTTTACAAAGCTCCGGCCAATGAAGTGCCCCGGGGCGTCTCAGGTCTGGCCTACGATTGTAACTTCCGGGAACAGGAACTTCTGAACCCGATCGGCATCAACTGCATCCGACCTTTCCCCGGTCGAGGCATCCGCGTCTGGGGAGCCCGGACCCTGGTGGAACCGGATATTACGGAATGGCGCTACATCAGCGTGCGTCGTTTGATCAGCTACATCGAAAAGTCAATCGAACTGGGCACCCAATGGGCGGTTTTCGAGCCCAACGATCAGGATCTGTGGGAGCGGGTCAAACGGACGGTGAACAACTTCCTCACCGGGCTGTGGCGTGAAGGGGCCTTGTATGGATCGTCGCCTTCCCAAGCCTTTTATGTGAAGTGCGACGAAGAGTTGAACACACCCGACACCATGATCCTGGGTCGGCTGTATGTAGAGGTTGGGGTCTGCCCAGTACGGCCCGCTGAATTTGTCATCTTCCGAGTCAGCCAATGGACTGGCCAGGACGAAGGCGGAGAGGGTTAATCATTGCTTGCAGGGACGGGAAGCCCTCCCGTCCCTCATGATGAGGCCCAATTTATCAACGGAGTAAGAGATTATGACAAAACCAGCCTTTACTACAGGAACCAGTACCTACTACATCGAGTTTGATGGTCTGACTCAGATGCAGATCAAGAGCATGAACGAGATCAGCTATGAAGCCAAAGTGGCCGGTAATAAAAAGGCCATCGCCTCTACGAAGGGAACTGCAGGGGTGATCACTGAACGGCAGACAACTTCCGGTGGGTACGAAACCAACCCAACGATGACGATCGAAGTTTACATGAGTGCCAATTCGGCCAGCGCCAGTTACAAGCTGTACAAGTGGTTTCAAGCCTGCCTGCCTGCCAGTGATGGCGGTCAGGGAAACTGGGCCGGTAATCGGAAGGCCGCTTCTGTCTCAGTCTATGATGCGGACGGTAAGACGGAAATTCTACGCTGGAACCTCGATCGGGCCTGGATCAAGAAGTATTCGATTTCCGCAGCCGATGTCACAGGTGGAGACCTCGCGGTAGAAACCTACGAATTCGTGGCAGAACACATTGATAAGGTGACGCAAATTCAGGCTGTCACAACTGGGGCCGTTACGAAGAGCACGGCGGTTGTGATTAACAGCTCGAACGCTTACTAGACATAAGGTATCTACAGGATTGAACTATGGTTAATGCCGCCTTTGGGTTAAACTTCCAGACCCGCAGAAGTGCGATTGAGTATCTAACCTTCAGTCGCTTCTACTTTGAAGTTGATGGGATGACCAAACTGCTGATTTCCAAGGCCAGTGGTATCAGCATTGTGATTGAGACCACAGAACAAACGAAACCGATCGGCTCCACAAAAAATGTGGGTGGTGCTGGGGCAATCAGCCAAACCCAGGCCACACCGACTGGGGTCAGCACTGAAAATCTCACCTTGGAATTTATCTCCACGCAGGACAATAACGTGCTGTTGGAGTGGTACATCCGATGCCATCCCAAGCCTCGGGATGGGGGACCTAGGAAGCAGATGCAACAGCGTCTGGCCTGTTCTCTGGTGTTCTACAACCAGGATGGCACCGAGGGAGCCCGTTGGAATGTCCGGGATGCAATTCCAGCAAAATATAAAACGACGAAAGTGGCGGCTGATTCTGGCGATCTGTTTAAGGAAACGATCGAGATTGCCCACGCTGGGTTAATTCGCGCCAATATCCCCACCACATAACCTGAGGCCATGCCCAAACCTCCCCCTAAAACTGGTACTGGCACACTTCCTGAAATTCTCACAACATCCCGTTTTTACGTGGAGTTGAAGGTGACTCAGAGTGATATGCCAGATGCCTATTTCATGGAATGTAAGGGTATTAAATACAGTGTGGACTTGATTGAGGTCGCAGAAGTGGCTCCCCTGAAAGGTCAAGGCAAAGCGACGCAGGGTCTAATTGTTCGAAGTAAAATTCCCGGTTCCTTCAAGGTGGGGAATATTACCCTGCGTCGGGGCATGTTGACCAATTCCAACATGTTCTGGACCTGGCTACAATCGGTTCATGATGGCCAGTGGAGCACCCAGCGTAAAGAAGGTTCCCTGGTTATTTATACTCAAAGTGGTACGGAAGGGGCTCGGTTTCAATTTTCACGGGCCTGGCCAATTAGCTACAGTTTTGCAGGCAGCAATGTATCCCAGGGAGAGATGG
Proteins encoded in this region:
- a CDS encoding DUF6760 family protein, with product MSPVPDGLSGGADPIGGVLGYPPEQLRREVALIAYHFHWSLTEILNLEHGERRQWVQTIDQIRES
- a CDS encoding Pvc16 family protein; this translates as MIPAVARTLANILAKGTSLSSTEHIDLNPPGPRVTGRSGLTLYCYDVCKSSQVHAESLVPSIEKTQLTNEQYLLQWFDVSFLVSAWDYTVLGEQQLLSEALTSLVGHPSLPEEMLAPELRGHGDLPLVISLQPAINPVMLWTSLGVPLRPALYVTVSIPVFSERKPIAFEEISPSVTCSNA
- a CDS encoding phage tail sheath C-terminal domain-containing protein, with protein sequence MARLDYFAPGVYVEEVQRGSRPIEGVPTAVAGFMGFTEDVRGGAELFKPMLVTSWDQYLQYFSRPMSDGYTDFNAYLPFAVNGWFLNGGGRCWVMSIGTQLPGTPVSPQAAGTQVNSRGNRPSLRFSLRTQEPAPAPRRGRGAIAPQASSLTVAGGSVTIQIRESTPKPPADADAEPPADTGEYFSVAIRQGSEELERFEHLTMDPNADAALADYVVTAVQASQFVEVLHIDPTVGRPLSRRPANGQYEVSPPPVAPNQAQFPREVQGNRDDRTGIRGLFEIDEITILACPDLMRAYEASLMNLDQVHGIMELMVSLCEGAASGDIPNPPNRMVILDTPPDRVKPQDVSRWLMEEFNRRSMFAALYYPWIQVPNPRNAGKPILVPPAGHMAGIWCRTDETRGVYKAPANEVPRGVSGLAYDCNFREQELLNPIGINCIRPFPGRGIRVWGARTLVEPDITEWRYISVRRLISYIEKSIELGTQWAVFEPNDQDLWERVKRTVNNFLTGLWREGALYGSSPSQAFYVKCDEELNTPDTMILGRLYVEVGVCPVRPAEFVIFRVSQWTGQDEGGEG
- a CDS encoding phage tail protein, with protein sequence MTKPAFTTGTSTYYIEFDGLTQMQIKSMNEISYEAKVAGNKKAIASTKGTAGVITERQTTSGGYETNPTMTIEVYMSANSASASYKLYKWFQACLPASDGGQGNWAGNRKAASVSVYDADGKTEILRWNLDRAWIKKYSISAADVTGGDLAVETYEFVAEHIDKVTQIQAVTTGAVTKSTAVVINSSNAY
- a CDS encoding phage tail protein, which gives rise to MVNAAFGLNFQTRRSAIEYLTFSRFYFEVDGMTKLLISKASGISIVIETTEQTKPIGSTKNVGGAGAISQTQATPTGVSTENLTLEFISTQDNNVLLEWYIRCHPKPRDGGPRKQMQQRLACSLVFYNQDGTEGARWNVRDAIPAKYKTTKVAADSGDLFKETIEIAHAGLIRANIPTT
- a CDS encoding phage tail protein — protein: MPKPPPKTGTGTLPEILTTSRFYVELKVTQSDMPDAYFMECKGIKYSVDLIEVAEVAPLKGQGKATQGLIVRSKIPGSFKVGNITLRRGMLTNSNMFWTWLQSVHDGQWSTQRKEGSLVIYTQSGTEGARFQFSRAWPISYSFAGSNVSQGEMAIEELEIAVEDLKRTT